The following coding sequences lie in one Miscanthus floridulus cultivar M001 chromosome 9, ASM1932011v1, whole genome shotgun sequence genomic window:
- the LOC136482013 gene encoding pentatricopeptide repeat-containing protein At2g13420, mitochondrial-like translates to MPPPLPAHGGSVARAASIRLLCTAVAPPETACLSHALALPPIARSPDADELARVLLAHHNPFHSAESPLQLLSGGGVSLTGDLLVQLLLRLRGASKLALSLLHAARLHPSFVNTRPPPDAYDAVIDALARARQFDAAWRVVVDASADGAASPRTFAVLARRYIAAGMTRQAVRAFDDMEAFVGREANSAVFATLLDTLCKYKYPKVAMEIFNKRKYKYDPNEKMYTILIYGWCKVNRSDMAQKLLRDMLDHGIEPNIVTYNILLNGICRHASLHPDYRFDRTVHSVEDVLKEMRDRGIDPDVTSYSIILHVYSRAHKPELCVCMFRSMKDRGICPTVATYTSVIKCLASCGRLEDAETLLDEMVAEGVCPSPATYNCFFKEYRGRNDVSGALQLYNKMKQPGSLTAPYIHTYNILLGMFIKLNRHGTVKDIWSDMCESTVGPDLDSYTLLIHGFCASQKWREACQFFMDMIEKGFLPQKITFETLYRGLIQADMLRTWRRLKQRVDEEAAKFSDEFKLYHMKPYKR, encoded by the exons ATGCCGCCGCCTCTCCCAGCCCACGGCGGATCCGTCGCTCGTGCCGCCTCCATCCGCCTGCTCTGCACCGCCGTGGCTCCTCCTGAGACCGCCTGCCTATCCCACGCCCTCGCGCTGCCGCCCATCGCCCGGTCCCCCGATGCGGACGAGCTCGCGCGAGTCCTCCTCGCGCACCACAATCCATTCCACTCGGCTGAGTCACCGCTCCAGCTCCTCTCCGGCGGCGGCGTCTCCCTCACCGGGGATCTCCTCGTTCAGCTCCTCCTCCGTCTCCGCGGCGCGTCCAAGctcgccctctcgctcctccaCGCCGCGCGCCTCCACCCATCCTTCGTCAACACGCGCCCCCCGCCCGACGCCTACGACGCCGTGATCGACGCCCTCGCCCGTGCGCGCCAGTTCGACGCCGCATGGCGGGTCGTCGTTGACGCCTCCGCCGACGGCGCCGCTTCGCCACGCACGTTCGCAGTGCTCGCCAGGAGGTACATCGCCGCGGGTATGACGCGGCAGGCGGTCCGCGCGTTCGACGACATGGAGGCGTTTGTTGGGAGGGAGGCCAATTCTGCCGTGTTTGCCACGTTGCTCGACACGCTCTGCAAGTACAAGTACCCGAAG GTTGCTATGGAGATATTTAATAAGAGGAAATACAAGTATGATCCAAATGAAAAGATGTACACTATTTTAATATATGGATGGTGCAAGGTTAACCGGAGTGACATGGCTCAGAAGTTACTAAGAGATATGCTTGATCATGGGATAGAACCCAACATAGTTACATACAACATTCTTCTAAATGGTATCTGCAGACATGCAAGTTTGCACCCTGATTACAGATTTGATAGAACAGTTCATTCCGTAGAGGATGTCTTGAAGGAGATGCGTGACAGGGGAATTGACCCGGATGTAACCAGCTACTCAATCATCCTGCATGTTTACAGTCGTGCACATAAACCTGAGTTGTGTGTCTGTATGTTCCGCTCAATGAAAGATAGAGGCATTTGCCCCACAGTGGCAACATACACATCTGTGATAAAGTGCCTTGCCTCCTGTGGGAGATTGGAAGATGCTGAGACCTTGCTTGATGAGATGGTTGCTGAGGGAGTATGTCCCTCCCCAGCTACCTACAATTGCTTCTTCAAGGAATATCGGGGGAGAAATGATGTGAGTGGTGCCTTGCAACTGTACAATAAGATGAAGCAACCTGGTTCACTGACTGCACCGTATATTCACACTTACAACATATTGCTTGGAATGTTTATAAAGCTGAATCGACATGGAACTGTTAAGGACATTTGGAGCGATATGTGTGAAAGCACTGTAGGTCCTGATCTTGATTCATACACCTTGTTGATCCATGGCTTTTGTGCAAGTCAGAAGTGGAGGGAGGCATGCCAGTTCTTCATGGACATGATAGAGAAAGGTTTTCTTCCCCAAAAGATCACCTTTGAGACGCTGTATCGTGGCCTAATACAGGCAGACATGCTTAGGACCTGGAGGAGGCTGAAGCAAAGGGTTGATGAAGAAGCAGCAAAATTCAGTGATGAATTCAAACTCTATCATATGAAGCCATATAAGAGGTGA